Proteins encoded within one genomic window of Babesia bigemina genome assembly Bbig001, chromosome : IV:
- a CDS encoding DEAD box RNA helicase, putative has protein sequence MGDIFAKLASYSGVRKSLSSQRVREKVSFDQELAIADSHGDAVEGATCLVTFDELRTLRENSDNLTWLIDSLHCRLKLSSPSPVQASVIPLALKGEDVFAVAPTGSGKTLAYLIPILLQHKKQKAIQSLVLVPTVELVNQVTRELVYLIGDNDVGILPLDPKCSQLDKEICISTPATMLSVLKKRKDVLSKLELLVVDEADVLFDGGYARHFDSILASLVEVRGLRKMLFSSTMQQQVLDLAASFMPSAVHVSVGQSTMACKNVRQELICVTNENGKVPALRQLIREGRVDLPCLVFLQSVERVGRVYSQLKDDNLLVDRLTGRLAPAEREELINKFRLSKIWVLLCTNILARGLDFRGIGSVVNFDIPLTAQDYVNRIGRSGRGETSGSAITLFTMDDVNIMGPVIDIMRRCNQEVPEYLLRCEQKKANVKRPPNRQSDVSQRKRHKHRCAKVNGKNVANSNGKQVIKQEP, from the exons ATGGGCGACATTTTCGCCAAATTGGCGTCATATTCCGGCGTCAGAAAATCGCTGTCGTCGCAGCGTGTCAGAGAGAAGGTCAGCTTTGACCAGGAACTCGCCATCGCAGACAGTCACGGCGACGCCGTCGAGGGAGCCACTTGCCTGGTCACCTTCGATGAGCTCCGCACACTTAGAGAAAACAGTGATAATTTGACGTGGCTAATAGATTCGCTTCATTGTCGTTTGAAGCTCTCTTCGCCGTCGCCTGTCCAAGCCAGC GTCATCCCTTTAGCGCTCAAGGGGGAGGATGTGTTTGCCGTAGCGCCTACGGGTTCAGGCAAGACGCTGGCCTACCTAATACCCATCCTTCTGCAGCACAAG AAACAGAAAGCAATACAAAGCCTCGTCTTAGTGCCAACTGTCGAGTTGGTGAATCAGGTCACTCGCGAGTTGGTATATTTAATCG GAGATAACGATGTGGGCATCCTTCCACTAGACCCGAAATGCAGTCAGTTGGACAAAGAAATTTGCATATCCACTCCCGCAACGATGTTATCAGTGCTAAAGAAACGCAAAGATGTATTGTCTAAactggagctgctggtggTTGACGAGGCCGATGTGCTTTTTGACGGCGGCTACGCACGCCACTTCGACAGCATCCTAGCATCCCTTGTAGAGGTCAGAGGACTTAGAAAGATGCTATTCAGCTCCACAATGCAACAGCAAGTACTGGATCTTGCTGCGAGCTTTATGCCTAGCGCAGTACATGTATCGGTGGGCCAGAGCACAATGGCATGTAAGAACGTCCGTCAGGAGCTCATTTGCGTCACAAACGAAAACGGGAAAGTACCGGCGCTGAGGCAGCTCATTCGTGAAGGTCGAGTGGACCTGCCTTGTCTGGTGTTTTTGCAAAGCGTGGAGCGGGTTGGGCGTGTATACAGTCAGCTGAAGGACGATAACTTGCTCGTCGATCGCCTGACCGGTCGCCTCGCACCTGCCGAGCGGGAAGAACTGATAAATAAGTTCCGGCTATCGAAGATTTGGGTTTTGCTTTGCACCAACATATTGGCACGTGGTTTGGACTTCCGAGGTATCGGGAGTGTGGTGAACTTCGACATACCGCTTACCGCGCAGGACTACGTCAACCGGATAGGGAGGTCAGGCAGAGGCGAAACAAGCGGCAGTGCGATAACTTTGTTTACGATGGACGACGTGAATATAATGGGGCCCGTGATAGACATTATGCGCCGTTGCAACCAGGAGGTGCCTGAGTATCTCTTGCGCTGCGAACAGAAGAAGGCGAACGTGAAGCGCCCTCCAAACCGCCAGAGCGACGTGTCGCAAAGAAAGCGCCATAAACATAGATGTGCTAAGGTAAATGGCAAGAACGTGGCGAACTCAAATGGGAAACAAGTCATAAAGCAGGAACCATAA
- a CDS encoding WD domain, G-beta repeat containing protein, putative, translating to MAFICSISGVQPEEPCLSRTGYVFERRLIEKHLDENPTCPATGEPLTVADLIPIKCDKTVQPRPASAMSIPGLLSLLQSEWDALALETYNLRTYTSDVRKQLCQSLYEHDAATRVIARLIKERDRALQQVETLEQQLLEYRANYDAGAIEVGLDDDSVGRIEELAKALMAERKKRDVGVFTRADEIAQFRQTGDYRTHSSTTPGILSVALDEFGYTGGRHACFTGGADGNVIYFDLESGRTLSRLVSHMKAVNSVVSHPYSNIVVSGSDDKTVRMWRAADDGDHEYNCTHVVKSSKAPITSLSLHASGEYILACSSDGFWHLVELESGRVVRVCRDIPSVCSSVKFHPDGLLACGSGIDGTVHIWDLRTQEITSSLNDESGSRLNSLDFSENGYHLATVSDDGRLSLWDLRKSEAFASVDCNGSPSVVKFDRSGLTLAVGSTKVELYSLVDKTNVLSSGTLEGHDGYLTDLAFGNDSSFILTTCRDKSLRVFSQ from the exons atggcattcATATGTTCCATCAGCGGCGTGCAGCCGGAGGAGCCGTGCCTCAGCCGCACTGGTTACGTGTTTGAGAGGCGTCTAATCGAGAAGCACCTCGATGAGAATCCTACCTGCCCAGCCACCGGCGAGCCGCTAACCGTGGCGGACTTAATACCCATTAAAT GTGACAAGACAGTGCAGCCGCGGCCGGCCTCGGCCATGAGCATCCCCGGCCTTCTCTCCCTTCTCCAAAGCGAGTGGGATGCACTTGCCCTTGAGACGTACAATCTGCGCACGTACACCAGCGACGTGCGGAAGCAACTCTGCCAGAGCCTGTATGAGCATGACGCAGCAACACGGGTGATCGCGCGGCTGATCAAGGAGCGCGACCGTGCTCTCCAGCAAGTTGAAACGCTcgaacagcagctgctcgagtATCGCGCCAACTACGATGCTGGAGCCATTGAGGTGGGTCTGGACGACGACAGCGTAGGCCGCATTGAGGAACTCGCCAAGGCGTTGATGGCGGAACGCAAGAAACGCGACGTGGGCGTCTTCACACGTGCGGACGAAATCGCACAGTTTCGCCAGACAGGCGACTACAGGACGCACAGTTCTACCACGCCGGGGATTCTTTCCGTCGCATTAGATGAGTTCGGCTACACGGGCGGGCGCCATGCGTGCTTCACTGGTGGTGCCGACGGCAACGTGATCTACTTTGACCTGGAAAGCGGCAGGACGCTTTCCAGGTTGGTTAGCCACATGAAGGCCGTCAACTCCGTGGTCTCACACCCGTACTCTAACATCGTAGTATCGGGGTCCGACGACAAGACCGTGCGCATGTGGCGGGCAGCCGACGACGGCGACCATGAGTACAACTGTACTCACGTGGTGAAGAGCAGTAAGGCGCCAATTACAAGTCTGTCGTTGCACGCTAGCGGCGAGTACATCCTAGCCTGCTCCTCGGATGGGTTCTGGCACCTGGTCGAACTGGAATCCGGCCGCGTGGTTAGGGTATGCCGAGACATTCCCTCTGTTTGCTCAAGCGTCAAGTTCCACCCCGATGGGTTGCTGGCGTGTGGTAGTGGCATTGACGGGACAGTACATATTTGGGACCTTCGCACTCAGGAGATTACCAGCAGCTTGAACGACGAATCGGGATCGCGCTTGAACTCTCTTGATTTCAGCGAAAATGGGTACCATTTGGCCACAGTTTCTGATGACGGACGACTTTCACTCTGGGATTTGCGCAAAAGTGAAGCTTTTGCTTCCGTGGATTGCAACGGGTCTCCCTCTGTAGTCAAGTTCGACCGCTCCGGTTTGACTTTGGCCGTAGGCTCCACAAAGGTCGAGCTCTACAGCCTCGTAGACAAGACTAATGTGCTTTCCAGTGGCACATTGGAGGGACACGACGGATATCTCACCGATTTGGCTTTCGGCAACGACTCAAGTTTCATTCTGACGACGTGCAGGGACAAAAGCCTGCGCGTGTTCTCCCAGTGA